The following are from one region of the Oncorhynchus masou masou isolate Uvic2021 chromosome 24, UVic_Omas_1.1, whole genome shotgun sequence genome:
- the LOC135513214 gene encoding complement factor H-like isoform X2 — MFYSFHFYCIYHLINMKSSLTLLCLVVWVNVDASSAQTEYCGKPEGEGRRMRTIPDRERYENGDQVEYGCLATCKNGEWDKTIKGKDYCSKPEGADTRMLLIPDRERYENGDKIDYGCLSGPNTGSRGKATCKNGEWSKTIECQEPKDFCGPPPHLMNGDTMGGTRERYRNGESVQYFCQKYYILDPPSAIKTCHDGIWIGPITCLKPCTVDEELMNTQNIQFKYAPEYQTKVYATHGDHITFKCTGHLRLSPGSVDFRQECVNGVMNLPHCQTPVNSLLKIFSDSLSK, encoded by the exons ATGTTCTACTCCTTCCACTTTTACTGCATCTACCATTTGATCAACATGAAATCCTCTCTGACTCTGCTGTGTCTGGTGGTATGGGTGAATGTGGATGCTTCATCAGCTCAGACTG AGTACTGTGGTAAGCCTGAGGGTGAAGGGAGGAGAATGCGGACGATTCCTGATCGAGAACGTTATGAAAATGGGGACCAAGTGGAGTATGGATGTCTTGCAACTTGTAAGAACGGAGAGTGGGATAAGACCATCAAGGGCAAAG ATTACTGTAGTAAACCTGAGGGTGCAGACACCAGAATGTTGCTGATTCCTGACCGAGAGAGATATGAAAATGGGGACAAAATAGATTATGGATGCCTTAGCGGCCCAAACACAGGCTCAAGAGGAAAAGCAACTTGCAAGAACGGAGAGTGGAGTAAGACAATCGAGTGTCAAG AGCCCAAGGATTTCTGTGGACCACCTCCACATCTCATGAACGGAGACACGATGGGCGGTACCAGAGAACGCTACAGAAATGGAGAATCAGTTCAATATTTCTGCCAGAAATACTACATCCTTGATCCACCTTCAGCGATAAAGACGTGTCATGATGGGATCTGGATAGGACCGATAACCTGTCTGA AACCCTGCACTGTGGACGAAGAGCTGATGAACACACAGAACATCCAATTTAAATATGCTCCGGAATATCAAACTAAAGTCTATGCCACACATGGGGATCATATAACTTTTAAGTGTACTGGTCATCTTAGACTGAGCCCAGGTAGCGTTGATTTTCGTCAGGAGTGTGTAAACGGGGTCATGAACTTGCCTCATTGCCAAACCCCTGTCAATAGTTTGCTCAAAATATTTTCAGATTCATTGTCTAAATAA